The Epilithonimonas zeae genome contains a region encoding:
- a CDS encoding tetratricopeptide repeat protein yields MKRLILSLAVLSVALMNAQKKEIANAVKAVDSGDLTTANTEISKAEGIFGDKTFLLEPSVLEQYYYAKGLSLLKAGKNIEGAEYLAKIATLGNETIYSGKDAEKNKVYFVGKDAADKSGSGLSLKEEKYTPSLTEKLRGAIDPLLRKANEEATTNYNNKKFDVAGAKFAETYYLFKAAGQDNKNFLYYAGVAYAQTPDKKAQSTDILQSLIKSNYTGEETVYTAKNTKSGQVETLDKAAFDLYKKANAGYTDFKIEKTPSKQEELYEVTASLLFEQQKYEEAGKVAEEGLKKFPKNQSLGQVQSNSYFKSGKTDEFVNNLKAKIAANPNDKESLYNLGVMLSKDPAKQAEAEATFKKLVEIDSKFPNALNNLVFAILGEDEAAINQYRDLKKAGKIDEANKILEQRRARFQKALPYAEKLYANEPNNKEVVTLLKGMYMTTQNTAKYNEFKAKEAGMK; encoded by the coding sequence ATGAAAAGATTAATTTTAAGTCTAGCAGTTCTATCTGTAGCATTGATGAATGCGCAGAAAAAAGAAATTGCTAATGCTGTAAAAGCAGTTGATTCAGGAGATCTTACAACTGCAAATACTGAAATTTCAAAAGCGGAAGGTATTTTTGGTGACAAAACTTTTTTGTTGGAACCTTCTGTCCTTGAGCAATATTATTACGCAAAAGGATTGTCTCTTTTGAAAGCTGGAAAAAATATTGAAGGCGCAGAATATCTTGCTAAAATTGCAACTTTAGGCAATGAAACCATTTATTCTGGAAAAGATGCAGAAAAGAATAAAGTGTATTTTGTTGGGAAAGATGCTGCTGATAAGTCTGGAAGTGGTCTTTCTTTGAAAGAGGAAAAATATACACCTTCTTTGACGGAAAAATTAAGAGGAGCAATTGATCCGCTTTTAAGAAAAGCAAATGAAGAAGCAACAACCAACTATAATAACAAAAAGTTTGACGTGGCTGGTGCAAAGTTCGCTGAGACTTATTATTTGTTCAAAGCAGCAGGACAGGATAATAAAAATTTCCTTTATTACGCTGGTGTAGCTTATGCTCAAACTCCCGATAAAAAAGCTCAATCGACTGATATTCTTCAATCTTTAATTAAATCCAATTATACAGGAGAAGAAACTGTTTATACAGCAAAAAACACCAAATCTGGACAAGTAGAAACTTTAGACAAAGCAGCTTTTGATCTTTATAAAAAAGCAAATGCTGGTTATACAGATTTCAAAATTGAGAAAACACCAAGCAAGCAAGAAGAACTTTATGAAGTAACTGCATCATTATTATTTGAACAACAGAAATATGAGGAAGCAGGAAAAGTTGCAGAGGAAGGCTTAAAAAAATTCCCTAAAAATCAGTCTTTAGGTCAGGTTCAAAGCAATTCTTATTTCAAATCCGGAAAAACGGATGAGTTTGTAAATAACTTGAAAGCAAAAATCGCTGCTAATCCAAACGATAAAGAAAGTCTTTATAATCTTGGTGTTATGCTAAGTAAAGATCCGGCAAAACAAGCTGAAGCTGAAGCTACTTTCAAAAAATTAGTAGAGATTGATTCTAAATTTCCTAACGCACTTAACAACTTGGTTTTTGCAATTTTAGGAGAAGACGAAGCTGCAATCAATCAATACAGAGATTTGAAAAAAGCGGGAAAAATAGATGAAGCAAATAAAATTCTGGAGCAAAGAAGAGCCAGATTCCAAAAAGCTTTGCCTTATGCTGAAAAACTTTATGCTAATGAGCCTAATAACAAAGAAGTTGTAACACTCCTAAAAGGAATGTATATGACCACTCAAAACACGGCAAAGTACAACGAGTTCAAAGCAAAAGAAGCTGGAATGAAATAA